A genomic window from Syngnathus typhle isolate RoL2023-S1 ecotype Sweden linkage group LG18, RoL_Styp_1.0, whole genome shotgun sequence includes:
- the plekhm1 gene encoding pleckstrin homology domain-containing family M member 1 codes for MLATHTPDAPQEAKHVKQIKEKLALSLKSLQRRYVTSDSVVTSEDGDANLLCCALEAIFVHGIKSKYVRWEARKGESGPLPQPFFWNLLKTVTHRDVITELEKINFVGTDVGRCRAWLRLALNHGLLECYLLSLFRESGTLRAHYQPGALLLNGEEREVLLSYLQGLASLTFNLSYKSAVLNQWTTTPLSLAGLCAPSPADSPEAPLNGVACKDSWDTLSESSGSTDTGPPLLWASRGSRGGTGALNLSTLSLDTAGSSQLSSSSSSDSLLQGQEHRSPAGEQWSSCDISRSAKAPLKASPPKQQENSSQDSMREDSFVSSSGADHFSDSDQPPSSALSDAEPPAPPLADPPSPRRNHVDRMQPAAPAVPEKELDSGEKGVENVLCLEVSSDTFTHSRSWISDEDIYKPRVESEPDCEEPPSPPPPLAPLPAPPEGSQLPPSVVHRRQIGLSNPFRGLLKLGHLERRGAMGMWRDHYCELSPLEFCLYLNAEERTCCDNCSLLRCEDARLTSPDGRFELAFPGKRLYLRAANRDEAEDWVDRVVEAINKCRPMSHVEEQWEILEMPGENGSEVGSVSFPCSASCSPERCASPPPPREFNWTRTADLERDAIKEAVLYCCSSADAHSWVPLVFSLSLEALKGFRVQEGSKLLRMAFAIQEVRDVVPDVALGGPYFFKLLTLRETLRLRAESAEEARSWRALIRGALDSYLESGEETVAVGQNLDGNLHRLVQHRLKEDGPLLVHLCTVPSQNGLDTQSFKCAGCSQQIGPSLGRARLCEFSGQYYCDSCHRGDTTIIPSRMLHNWDLNKREVSRRAQWVLAQVEQEPLLNLEQLNPDLLTHSETMALVHNLRRRLRLLGEYLLTCRSGACKMLQARMEQRTYLLESSSLYSVRDLREIAENQYTLYLTSLCHFASSHVFSCNLCTQRGFICQMCRSDDIIFPFQFDSTTRCKECKAVFHRTCMVPDQGCPRCLRMRKYLERDLQD; via the exons ATGTTAGCCACGCACACGCCTGACGCGCCGCAAGAAGCTAAGCATGTCAAGCAG ATCAAGGAGAAGCTAGCGCTGTCGCTCAAATCCCTGCAGAGGCGCTACGTGACATCGGACTCGGTGGTCACCAGTGAGGACGGCGATGCCAACCTGCTGTGCTGCGCGCTGGAGGCCATCTTCGTCCACGGGATCAAGAGCAAGTATGTCCGCTGGGAGGCCAGGAAAGGAGAAAGCGGACCCCTCCCGCAGCCCTTCTTCTGGAATCTCCTTAAGACCGTCACCCATCG CGATGTCATCACAGAGCTGGAGAAGATCAACTTTGTGGGTACGGACGTGGGACGTTGCCGAGCATGGCTTCGTCTGGCCCTCAATCACGGTCTGCTGGAATGCTACCTACTGTCGCTGTTCCGGGAGAGTGGCACGCTGCGGGCGCACTATCAGCCCGGCGCTCTGCTGCTCAACGGCGAGGAACGCGAGGTGCTGCTTAGCTACCTGCAGGGCCTGGCCTCGCTCACCTTCAACCTTTCGTACAAGTCGGCCGTCCTCAATCAGTGGACCACCACGCCACTCAGCCTCGCCGGACTCTGCGCCCCGTCCCCGGCCGACTCTCCGGAAGCGCCCCTCAACGGGGTGGCGTGCAAAGACTCATGGGATACGCTGTCGGAATCGTCGGGATCGACTGACACGGGGCCGCCGCTCTTGTGGGCTTCTCGAGGGTCTCGTGGTGGCACCGGAGCGCTCAACTTGTCCACGTTGAGCCTGGACACCGCAGGCTCTTCGCAGCTCTCCTCCAGCTCGAGCTCGGACAGCCTTCTCCAGGGGCAGGAGCACCGAAGCCCCGCCGGCGAGCAGTGGTCTTCTTGTGACATCAGCCGGAGCGCCAAAGCACCCTTGAAAGC GTCGCCACCCAAGCAGCAAGAAAACTCCAGTCAGGATTCCATGCGTGAGGACTCCTTTGTCTCCAGCTCCGGCGCCGACCACTTCTCCGACAGCGACCAGCCGCCCAGTTCCGCTCTCTCCGACGCAGAACCGCCGGCTCCGCCCCTCGCTGACCCGCCATCGCCCCGCCGGAATCATGTTGACCGTATGCAGCCTGCCGCCCCGGCGGTCCCAGAAAAGGAGCTGGACAGCGGAGAGAAAGGAGTTGAGAACGTCCTCTGCTTGGAGGTGTCATCAGACACGTTCACG CATTCTCGCTCCTGGATCTCCGACGAAGACATCTACAAGCCCCGTGTGGAATCAGAGCCGGACTGCGAGGAGCCACCGTCGCCGCCTccccctcttgctcctcttcCTGCTCCTCCCGAAGGCTCGCAGTTGCCACCGAGCGTTGTACATCGCCGTCAAATAG GCCTCTCCAACCCCTTCCGAGGCTTGCTGAAGCTGGGTCACCTGGAGCGCCGTGGCGCCATGGGGATGTGGAGAGACCACTACTGCGAGCTGTCCCCCTTGGAGTTCTGCCTCTACCTCAATGCAGAGGAGCGCACCTGCTGCGACAACTGCTCCCTGCTGCGCTGCGAGGACGCCCGGCTGACCTCGCCCGACGGCCGCTTCGAGCTGGCTTTTCCCGGCAAGCGTCTTTACCTGCGTGCTGCCAACCGGGATGAGGCGGAGGACTGGGTGGACCGCGTCGTGGAGGCGATCAACAAGTGCCGGCCCATGTCCCACGTGGAGGAGCAGTGGGAGATTCTGGAGATGCCCGGTGAGAACGGCTCCGAGGTCGGCAGCGTTTCCTTCCCGTGCTCCGCCTCGTGCAGCCCGGAGCGATGCgcctcgccccctccccctcGGGAGTTCAACTGGACTCGCACGGCGGATTTGGAAAGGGACGCTATCAAGGAAGCGGTGCTGTATTGTTGCTCGAGCGCTGACGCTCACTCGTGGGTGCCTCTCGTCTTCTCGCTCTCCCTGGAGGCCTTGAAAGGCTTCCGGGTGCAAGAAGGAAGCAAGTTGCTGCGGATGGCCTTCGCCATCCAGGAAGTGCGGGACGTGGTCCCCGACGTGGCGCTGGGCGGACCCTACTTTTTTAAACTCCTAACGCTCAGGGAGACACTTAGACTGCGGGCGGAAAGCGCAGAGGAAGCGCGCTCCTGGAGGGCTCTGATCCGCGGGGCTCTGGACTCCTACTTGGAGAGCGGGGAGGAGACGGTTGCGGTCGGCCAGAACCTTGATGGAAACCTGCACAGACTGGTCCAGCACAGACTCAAAGAAGATGGCCCGCTCCTCGTGCATTTGTGCACCGTGCCCTCGCAAAATGGACTGGACACACAGAGCTTCAAATGTGCAG GCTGCTCCCAGCAGATCGGCCCGTCGCTGGGACGAGCCCGCCTGTGCGAGTTCTCCGGCCAGTACTACTGTGACTCCTGTCACCGGGGCGACACCACCATCATCCCTTCGCGCATGCTCCACAACTGGGACCTCAATAAACGCGAG GTGTCGAGGAGGGCGCAATGGGTGCTGGCTCAGGTGGAGCAGGAGCCTCTGCTCAACCTGGAGCAACTCAACCCCGACTTGCTGACACACTCCGAGACCATGGCTCTTGTGCACAACCTGCGGCGGAGGCTGCGGCTACTGGGCGAGTACCTGCTCACCTGCCGCAGCGGAGCCTGCAAGATGCTTCAAGCCAG GATGGAGCAGCGAACCTACTTACTGGAGTCCAGCAGCCTGTACAGCGTGAGGGACCTGCGGGAG ATCGCCGAGAACCAGTACACCCTCTATCTGACGTCCCTGTGCCATTTTGCCAGCAGCCACGTGTTCAGCTGCAACCTGTGTACGCAGCGGGGCTTCATCTGCCAGATGTGCCGCAGCGACGACATTATTTTCCCTTTCCAGTTTGACAGCACCACTAG GTGCAAGGAATGCAAGGCGGTGTTTCATCGGACCTGCATGGTGCCAGATCAGGGTTGTCCTCGTTGCCTGCGAATGAGGAAGTATCTGGAGAGAGACCTGCAGGACTAA
- the cd79b gene encoding B-cell antigen receptor complex-associated protein beta chain produces MPHLTFGSLQLRPLCLSSSALLFMTSHHQHFDECFLCLCIMIWFLYGLCALTLLHVSVAVSRELAITQKPRFYGVRPGRYVTVYCASSHQHLPAEVHWYKADRHDQEVAQWRLLDDAMTRDKDLTLNAFLILHDLSFEDSGVYFCRINKTWGSGTQLQVARPINRAQAVRRSNVKDALMVVQGLMLAVIVALLLRRNGKMLKTKEHIYEEPEIEHIYEGLTIEACGGGELYEELTVYASTDDCDEAPWE; encoded by the exons ATGCCTCATTTGACTTTTGGGAGCTTGCAGCTCCGCCCTCTTTGTCTCTCCTCCTCTGCTCTTCTCTTCATGACTTCACACCACCAACATTTTGATGAATGCTTTTTGTGTCTTTGCATCATGATCTGGTTTCTTTATGGACTGTGCGCGTTAACGCTGCTCCACGTGTCAG TCGCTGTTTCCCGCGAGCTCGCCATCACCCAGAAGCCGCGCTTCTACGGCGTCAGGCCCGGCCGCTACGTCACCGTCTACTGCGCCTCATCCCATCAGCACCTGCCGGCCGAGGTGCATTGGTACAAGGCGGACCGCCATGACCAAGAAGTCGCTCAATGGCGACTGCTCGATGACGCTATGACTCGTGATAAAGACCTCACACTCAACGCCTTCCTCATCCTCCATGATTTGAGCTTCGAGGACAGCGGGGTCTACTTCTGTCGCATCAACAAGACGTGGGGGAGCGGCACTCAGCTGCAAGTTGCTA gGCCCATCAACCGAGCACAGGCAGTACGTCGAAGCAACGTGAAAGACGCCCTTATGGTCGTCCAGGGCCTGATGCTGGCCGTCATCGTGGCGCTTTTACTTCGCCGTAATGGCAAAatg TTGAAAACTAAAGAGCACATCTACGAGGAGCCCGAAATCGAACACATCTACGAG GGCCTGACCATCGAGGCGTGCGGAGGAGGGGAATTGTACGAGGAACTGACTGTTTACGCCTCCACGGATGACTGCGACGAGGCCCCGTGGGAGTGA
- the scn4aa gene encoding sodium channel protein type 4 subunit alpha A isoform X2, translated as MLFFVVVIFLGSFYLINLILAVVAMAYDEQNQATQREAKEKEEEFQRILEQLKNQEQAQQSGSRESLNSSKLPSRHSSPERDEAVKDCNGKMVPSLMVRPPTMVVCNDDEELREKSPGMLNPDDLHPDDQSQRQRSTSAMEELEDAQRPCPPGWYKFANIFLKWNCCKPWMTLKKWLYVIVMDPFFDLAITICIVLNTLFMAMEHYPMTKEFDEMLSVGNLVFTGIFTAEMVLKLIAMDPYYYFQVGWNIFDSIIVTLSLAELGLANVQGLSVLRSFRLLRVFKLAKSWPTLNMLIKIIGNSVGALGNLTLVLAIIVFIFAVVGMQLFGKNYKDCVCKISDDCELPRWHMNDFFHSFLIVFRILCGEWIETMWDCMEVSGAGMCLIVFMLVMVIGNLVVLNLFLALLLSSFSGDNLSTADDDGELNNLQIAVGRITQGIDWLKANVTKIPGRILGKIPKATEDTVEMNDLDKTADGIANCRMPGRASGAGLDGELALGVPIAQGESDFEILDDDDDEYDSNLSTCGDSLHDDKSLEDDLGLIKEVKLMGVAIEDADVSMCSTADYQPPEPELEEEEEEEPEPVEPEACFTDNCIGRWPCLTVDVDSTKGKRWWKLRKTCFAIVEHDWFETFIIFMILLSSGALAFEDVYLERRRIIKIILEYADKVFTVVFVIEMILKWTAYGFKTYFTNAWCWLDFFIVDVSLISLVANWMGFSELGPIKSLRTLRALRPLRALSRFEGMRVVVNALVGAIPSIFNVLLVCLIFWLIFSIMGVTMFAGKFYRCINTTTEETFAVAQVNNRSECLALQEATGEARWVNIKVNYDNVGKGYLSLLQVATFKGWMDIMYAAVDSREVEEQPSYEINLYMYIYFVIFIIFGSFFTLNLFIGVIIDNFNQQKRKLGDKDIFMTEEQKKYYEAMKKLGSKKPQKPIPRPTNFLQGLVFDLTNQQFFDIFIMVLICLNMVTMMVETDNQSAEKEDFLFKVNLAFIAVFTTECVLKLFALRQYFFTNGWNVFDFIVVILSIAGTMLSDLIEKYFVSPTLFRVIRLARIGRILRLIKGAKGIRTLLFALMMSLPALFNIGLLLFLIMFIFSIFGMSNFAYVKKEAGVDDIFNFETFGGSIICLFQITTSAGWDGLLLPMLNREPPDCDPDFENPGTDVRGNCGSPGLGMIFFSSYIIISFLVVVNMYIAIILENFNVAQEESSDALCEDDFEMFNETWEKFDTDGTMFIEYARLSDFCDALQEPLRVAKPNRLRLIQMDLPLVIGDRIHCLDILMAVTEMVLGDTLEMAAMRESIKTKFLQSNPTSDSFAPITTTVRHKEETWAATVIQRAYRSHLLRRGLRHAAFLRRSKRGTAQVQDPAEKEGLIARKMEALYASCVNLTKENETLVAPGTRPGLGAPRSSVMSVPVEISNEVVLHSAPEPARVLDSLQEHIRESHV; from the exons ATGCTCTTCTTCGTGGTGGTGATCTTCCTGGGATCCTTCTACCTCATCAACCTCATCCTAGCGGTGGTGGCCATGGCGTACGACGAGCAGAACCAGGCCACGCAGCGTGAGGccaaggagaaggaggaggagtttCAGCGTATCCTCGAGCAGCTCAAGAACCAGGAGCAG GCTCAGCAGTCTGGAAGTCGAGAATCTCTGAACAGTAGCAAGCTGCCAAGTCGCCACTCGAGCCCGGAGCGCGACGAAGCTGTCAAGGACTGTAACGGCAAGATGGTCCCAAGCCTCATGGTCCGACCGCCCACCATGGTCGTG tgtaatGATGACGAGGAGCTCAGGGAGAAGTCTCCAGGCATGCTTAATCCAGATGATCTTCATCCGGACGATCAGAGCCAGAGGCAGAGGTCCACTAGCGCCATGGAAG AGTTGGAGGACGCTCAGAGGCCGTGCCCACCAGGCTGGTATAAATTTGCCAACATTTTCCTCAAGTGGAACTGCTGCAAGCCGTGGATGACCCTCAAAAAGTGGTTGTACGTCATTGTGATGGACCCTTTCTTCGACCTGGCCATCACCATTTGCATCGTGCTCAACACGCTCTTCATGGCCATGGAGCATTACCCCATGACCAAAGAATTTGATGAGATGCTTTCCGTGGGCAACCTG GTTTTCACTGGGATCTTCACAGCGGAGATGGTCCTTAAACTCATTGCCATGGATCCTTACTACTACTTCCAAGTGGGTTGGAATATTTTTGACAGCATCATCGTAACTCTCAGTCTTGCAGAGTTGGGCCTGGCAAACGTTCAAGGGCTCTCGGTCCTGCGTTCCTTCCGTTTG CTTCGTGTCTTCAAGCTAGCCAAGTCCTGGCCCACACTCAACATGCTGATCAAGATCATCGGAAACTCCGTGGGCGCCCTGGGCAACTTGACGCTGGTGCTGGccatcatcgtcttcatcttcgcCGTGGTGGGCATGCAGCTCTTTGGCAAGAACTACAAGGACTGCGTATGCAAGATCTCCGATGACTGCGAGCTGCCGCGCTGGCACATGAACGACTTTTTCCACTCCTTCCTCATCGTCTTTCGCATCTTATGTGGCGAATGGATCGAGACCATGTGGGACTGCATGGAGGTATCCGGGGCGGGAATGTGCCTCATCGTCTTCATGTTGGTCATGGTTATTGGAAATCTCGTG GTGCTGAACCTCTTCTTGGCGTTGCTGCTCAGTTCGTTCAGCGGCGACAACCTGTCGACGGCGGATGACGACGGCGAGCTTAACAACCTCCAGATCGCCGTCGGGAGGATCACGCAAGGCATTGACTGGCTCAAAGCTAATGTCACCAAAATTCCAGGGAGAATCCTGGGCAAAATACCCAAGGCGACTGAGGACACGGTGGAGATGAACGACTTAGACAAAACGGCAGACGGGATAGCAAATTGTCGGATGCCGGGACGGGCTTCCGGCGCCGGTTTGGATGGAGAGCTCGCTCTCGGTGTGCCCATCGCTCAGGGGGAGTCAGACTTTGAAATTCtggacgatgatgacgacgagtATGACTCCAATCTTTCCACTTGTGGCGACAGCCTTCATGACGAT aaaAGCCTCGAGGATGATCTTGGTCTTATCAAAGAAGTCAAA CTGATGGGCGTGGCCATCGAGGACGCCGACGTGTCAATGTGCAGCACGGCCGATTATCAACCGCCTGAACCCGAactggaagaagaagaggaggaagaaccgGAGCCGGTGGAGCCGGAAGCCTGCTTCACCGACA ACTGCATTGGCCGCTGGCCGTGCCTCACCGTGGACGTGGACAGCACCAAAGGCAAGCGATGGTGGAAGCTCCGCAAGACCTGCTTTGCCATCGTGGAGCACGACTGGTTTGAAACCTTCATCATCTTTATGATCTTACTAAGCAGCGGCGCTCTG GCTTTTGAAGACGTTTATCTTGAGCGACGGCGAATCATCAAAATTATCCTGGAGTATGCCGATAAAGTTTTCACCGTCGTCTTTGTCATCGAGATGATCCTGAAATGGACGGCGTACGGTTTCAAGACCTACTTCACCAACGCCTGGTGCTGGCTGGACTTTTTTATTGTCGAT GTTTCTCTGATTAGCTTGGTGGCCAACTGGATGGGATTCTCCGAGCTGGGCCCAATCAAATCCCTCAGAacgctgagggcgctgaggcctCTTCGCGCTCTCTCCAGATTCGAAGGCATGAGG GTGGTGGTGAACGCGCTGGTCGGCGCCATCCCGTCCATCTTCAACGTCCTGTTAGTCTGCCTCATCTTCTGGCTCATCTTCAGCATCATGGGGGTCACCATGTTTGCCGGCAAGTTCTACCGCTGCATCAACACCACCACGGAGGAAACCTTCGCCGTCGCCCAAGTCAACAACCGCAGCGAGTGCCTGGCCCTGCAGGAGGCCACGGGGGAGGCCCGCTGGGTCAATATCAAGGTCAACTACGACAATGTGGGGAAAGGCTACTTGTCGCTGCTCCAAGTG GCAACCTTTAAAGGCTGGATGGACATCATGTATGCCGCTGTTGACTCCAGAGAA GTGGAGGAGCAGCCGTCGTACGAGATCAACCTATACATGTACATCTACTttgtcatcttcatcatcttcggCTCCTTCTTCACGCTCAACCTCTTCATCGGTGTTATCATTGACAACTTCAACCAGCAGAAGAGAAAG TTGGGAGATAAAGACATCTTCATGACGGAAGAGCAGAAGAAGTACTACGAAGCCATGAAGAAACTCGGTTCCAAGAAGCCGCAGAAGCCAATTCCACGTCCCACG AACTTTCTCCAGGGCTTGGTGTTTGACCTCACCAATCAGCAGTTCTTTGACATCTTCATCATGGTGCTCATCTGCCTCAACATGGTGACCATGATGGTCGAGACGGACAACCAAAGCGCAGAGAAGGAGGATTTCCTCTTTAAAGTCAATCTGGCCTTTATTGCGGTCTTCACCACCGAGTGCGTGCTGAAGCTCTTCGCTCTGCGTCAGTACTTCTTCACCAACGGTTGGAATGTATTTGACTTCATCGTGGTCATCCTCTCCATTGCTG GCACCATGCTGTCGGACCTGATCGAGAAGTACTTTGTGTCACCCACGCTCTTCCGTGTGATCCGTCTGGCCCGGATCGGTCGCATCCTGCGTCTCATCAAAGGCGCCAAAGGCATCCGGACGCTCCTCTTTGCCCTGATGATGTCACTCCCCGCCCTCTTCAACATCGGCCTGCTGCTCTTCCTCATCATgttcatcttctccatcttcggCATGTCCAACTTCGCCTACGTCAAGAAGGAGGCGGGCGTGGACGACATCTTCAACTTTGAGACGTTTGGCGGGAGTATCATTTGCCTCTTCCAGATCACCACGTCGGCCGGCTGGGATGGGCTCCTGCTTCCCATGCTCAACAGGGAGCCCCCCGACTGCGATCCCGACTTTGAGAACCCCGGCACGGACGTGAGGGGCAATTGCGGCAGCCCGGGCTTGGGCATGATATTCTTCAGCAGCTACATCATCATCTCCTTCCTGGTGGTGGTCAACATGTACATCGCTATCATCCTGGAGAACTTCAACGTGGCGCAGGAGGAGAGCAGCGACGCGCTGTGCGAGGATGACTTTGAGATGTTCAACGAGACGTGGGAGAAGTTTGACACGGACGGAACCATGTTCATCGAGTACGCCCGCCTCTCTGACTTTTGCGACGCTCTGCAGGAGCCGTTGAGGGTCGCCAAGCCCAACCGCCTTCGTCTGATCCAGATGGACCTCCCGCTGGTCATCGGCGATCGCATCCACTGCCTGGACATCTTGATGGCTGTCACGGAGATGGTTCTTGGAGACACGCTGGAAATGGCCGCCATGCGGGAGAGCATCAAGACCAAGTTCCTCCAAAGCAACCCCACCTCGGACTCCTTCGCGCCCATCACTACCACCGTACGCCACAAGGAGGAAACGTGGGCCGCCACCGTCATCCAGCGGGCCTATCGAAGCCACCTGCTGCGACGCGGACTCCGTCACGCCGCCTTCCTGCGCCGCTCCAAGAGAGGGACCGCCCAGGTCCAAGACCCGGCGGAGAAGGAGGGCTTGATTGCACGCAAAATGGAAGCGCTGTATGCTAGCTGTGTGAACCTCACCAAGGAGAATGAGACTCTGGTGGCACCAGGAACCAGACCAGGTCTTGGCGCGCCTAGGTCGAGTGTCATGTCGGTACCTGTGGAAATCAGTAATGAGGTGGTGCTACATTCTGCCCCCGAGCCGGCCCGAGTCCTCGACAGCCTTCAAGAACACATCAGAGAGTCGCATGTGTAA